The DNA sequence TTTTTTCCGTCTGGTCAAAGAGTTTCAGGGAAGAAGGGAGCGACAGATCCCGGTCAATGGCGATCCGGAGAGGGTTCCTTCCGCTCCATTCCCTTACCGTCAATTGGGGGTCGTCTGCCAGGGCTGTCCGGTAACCTACCATTACCGCGTCCTCTTCGCTGCGCCAGCGATGTACCAGCTGGCGGGAAAAGGGAGAGGTGATCCAGTAGCGAGCCCCGTCAAGAGGTGCAAAATAGCCGTTTCGCGTTTGAGCCCACTTGAGAATGACATAAGGCCTTCTTTCCGTTTGAAAAGTGACAAATCGCCTGTTCAGCTCAAGGCAGGCGGCCTCTAGAATACCTGTTCTTACCCTGACACCAGCGGCGAGCAATTTTTCAATTCCTTTTCCCGCTACCTTTTCATGAGGGTCAGGGCAGCCGATTACTACTTCCGGAATGCCGTGCCGGATAATCAGGTCCGCACAGGGAGGTGTTTTTCCCTGGTGGGCACAGGGTTCCAGGTTTACATACATGACCGCCTCTTTTAATATTTTTTCCGCATCCGGGTACTTCTCCAGCACCTGGCCAATGGCGTTCACCTCGGCATGCGCTTCACCGTATTTCCGGTGCCAGCCTTCACCAATGATCTGGTTATTATGAAGGATCAGGGCGCCTACGATTGGGTTAGGGCTTACCTGTCCCAGGCCGTTTGCCGCCAGTTGCAGGCAGCGGTTCATGTACATCAGGTCTTCTTCCACCTTGCCAAAATAGTTATTTTTGCACAAAGATTATGAAGGAAAACAGCTTACAGGGGAAGGCAATCAGAGCGCTTGCCCGGGAAATACGGGCCTCTTTACAGACGCTTTACGAGGAACGCGAAGCGGCGGGCCTGGCCTGGATCATCCTGGAAAATATTACCGGAAGCAGGCGGGAGCAGATAATGATCCGCGGGGATGAGCCGCCGGACGCCGGACAGCTGAATGCGATCAGCCAGATCCTGCAGGAACTCATGAAGGGAAAACCGCTGCAATACGTACTGGGTGAAACGGAATTTTACGGGCTGAAATTCAAAGTAACTCCTTCTGTGCTGATCCCCAGGCAGGAAACCGAAGAACTGGTTCAATGGATCCTCCAAACAGAAGCTGCTTCCGGCTCTCCGCTGACAGCCGGAAAAACTAGTGCGGCAACCGCGGTTACGACAATGGGAGGGACGACCCGGATGGCTGGCGAGGCGGCCGGTAAACTTCCGCTAAGCCTCCTCGATGTAGGTACCGGAAGCGGCTGCATTGCTATTGCCTTGAAAAAAAACCTTTCCGGCGCGGAAGCATGGGCCTGTGATATATCGGATAAAGCCCTGAAACTTGCCTCCGAAAACGCCAGCCTGAACGAGGCGGAAATAAGGTTTGAGCATGCAGATATTCTTGACGAACAAACATGGGGACGTTTTCCTTCTTTCGATATCATTGTCAGCAATCCGCCCTACGTGACCGAATCAGAAAAAACAGCGATGGCGGTAAACGTGCTGGACCACGAACCTCATTTGGCCTTATTTGTCGGGAATGACGATCCCTTACGCTTTTACCGGGCTATTGCAAACTTCGCTCTACAGAAACTTCGTCCCGGGGGCTCGCTGTATTTTGAGATCAACGAAGCCTTCGGTCCGCAGACACTTGAATTACTCCGGGAAACCAGTTTTCAGCACATTAGTTTGCAAAAAGACCTCAATGGTAAAGACCGGATGGTACGGGGTTTTAAGTAGTTTATAGTTTAAAGTTTCCAGTTCTTAGTTCTTAGTTTTTAGCTTCCAGTTTTTAGTTTCATTTTTAGCTTATAGTTTTCAATTTATTTGGTTTGTAAATCCCAGGGCTGACAAAGACTGCGCACACCAGGCGCGCAACGAACTATAAACTACGAACTATAAACTATAAACTACGAACTATAAACTATAGACTACGAACTATAAACTATAGACTATAGACCAGACTAAAAAAAGCATTAAAGATTCATCCGTTTCAATTCCTTTACCGCATAATCGGCTGCCCGGGCAGTAAGCGCCATATAGGTGAGGGTAGGGTTCACGCATGAGGCGGACGTCATACAAGCTCCGTCGGTCACGAAAACATTCTTACAGGCGTGAACCTGGTTCCATTCGTTTAATACCGACTCTTTGGGGTTCTTGCCCATACGCGCTGTACCCATTTCGTGAATGGCCATTCCCGGAAAGGAGCCATTGTCATAAGTTCCTACGTTCTTGCAGCCGGCAGCTTCCAGCATTTCCGCAGCATCGTTTGCCATGTCCTTCCGCATTTTTTCTTCGTTCTCCTTGAAACCGCAGTCGAAAGTAACGGTAGGCTGACCCCATTTGTCCAGCTTTTCCCTGTTCAGGGTCATTTTATTCGCCTTATCAGGCAGGCATTCACCGAAGCCTCCCAACCCCATGCTCCATCTGCCGGGAAACGTAAGGCTTTCTTTATAGGAAGCGCCGATTCCTTCTTCGGCGGCCCTGTTCCAGCTGCCACGGCCAGCCCCTCCCTGGTACCCGAACCCGCGCAGGTAATCGCGCTTGTCACCGTTCACGTTCCGGTAACGGGGCACATAAATGCCGTTGGGACGCCTTCCGTAAAAGTATTTATCTTCAAATCCTTCCATCATTCCATACGCGCCGGTACGGAAATGATGGTCCATCAGGTACTGACCCAGTACGCCGCTGTCATTTCCAAGGCCGTCAGGGAAACGATCGGAGGTAGAATTCATCAGCAGCCAAGTACTCCAGATGGCCGATCCGTTCACAAAAATGATTTTTGCGTGATACTCGGTGGTTTCGTTGGTATTGGCATCGATCACGCGAACGCCCGTTGCTTTTCCCTGCTGTTCGTCGTAAATAATAGCGTTTACAATGGAGTCCGTACGAAGCGTCATATTGCCGGTGGCTTCCGCGGCCGGAAGGGTGGCTGCCTGGGAAGCAAAGTACCCGCTGTAGGGGCATCCCCTGCTGCAGAGGTTCCTGTACTGGCAAGGCCCGCGGTTGCCCACACGCTGGGTAAGGTTGGCCACGCGCCCCATGGTCATTACCCTCCCCTTGAAGTTGGATTCTATTCCCTCCTTCACCTTTTTTTCTACACAATTCATTTCCATCGCGGGGAGGAACTGCCCGTCAGGAAGCTGATGCAGGCCCTCTTTCTGACCGCTGATGCCTACGAATTTTTCGACATAATCATACCAGGGCGCAATGTCCTTGTAACGAATGGGCCAGTCGATGGCAATGCCTTCTTTTGCATTCGCTTCGAAGTCCAGGTCGCTCCAGCGATAACTTTGCCGTCCCCACATAATGGACTTTCCGCCTACGATATCCGGCCGGTACCAGTCGAAACGCTGTTCTTCCTGGTAAGGAGATTTCATGTCGTCAAACCAATAGTCTTCATTATGCTCGCTGTAAGGATAATCTCGGCTGAGAAAAGGATGCGATTCGCGCTGCTCTACAGTAAGCCTTCCCCGGTGTTTGAACTCCCAGGGGGCCATGGTGGCTGTTTTATAGCCTTCAATATGTTTCAGCTGGTGTCCGCGCTCCAGCACGAGGGTCTTTAATCCTTTTTCACATAATTCCATCGCAGCCCAGCCGCCACTTGCGCCGGATCCAATGACAATCGCATCGAATGTATTCTGATTTTTAGCTTGCAGGTTAAGATTCATCTTACAATCTGTTTGATTTCGTTCAAGGTTTGTAAAGTGAGAAACTGGCTTGCCAGCTCCGGAGAGGCAGTTCTAGGTCGCCCAGATCTTGTCGCCCTCATTATAGGGGATACAGCCATCGTACCTTCCCGGAACCGGCACGTAGCGAAGCGCCTGCGTAGCCCCTGGTTCCGAAGTAAAATAGCCGGTAATGGTCAGCTCCTTTATCAGGGTAAAATAATGAGGCGGATCTTCGCCTTTTTTATCCTTGTTATAGGCGATCCGTTCCTTGTCGATGATGGTCAGCAGCGTGGTCCTGTTTTCGGCAGATGTTTCCGTAAAGACGTCCCCGAATTCTTCCTTGCTGCGCTTGTTTAATTCGGTGAGTCCGTCCAGTACAAGTTTCTGGTCTTCCTCTTCATAACAATCCTGCAGCATCATGGCAATGAACGGCCCCACACCCGCTTCTTTTGCTCCCGGTGTATCGGTTTCGGGAAGAATCGTTTCCGCCACTTCCGAAAGGAGGTTCAAGGTACCTTCTTCTGTAAAAGACGTGATATTGCCCGGACGCTGGCAGCCTGTCACCACCGCCGCCCAGGTAGAGGCAGTAATCGCACCGCCCAGTAGAAATGCTGTCTGCTTTAATGCTTCTCTGCGATCCATTTGATGTAGGTTTAATTACATTAGGCAAGTTAGTAAATTTTTAACAGGGCCGTCCAAGCCTTACCTAAGAAAAATTATTCAGAATAATTCTTAATAGAAAAGAAAAGCCGTACGAAGGATCCGGCGGATTCCGTACGGCTTTTTCTTATACAGAATTTCTTATTCCTTTTCAAAGCCTTTCCACACCAGCGCGGCAAGAATACCGCCTAGCAGCGGGGCCACGAAAAATAACCACAGCTGGGCAAGCGCCTGACCGCCGGCAAATACGGCGGGGCCCAGGCTGCGCGCCGGGTTGACGGAAGTACCGGTAATGGGAATCGCAACCAGGTGTATGAGTACCAGCGTCAGGCCGATCGCCAGTCCTGCCATGGTTCCGTTGCCCCACTTTGACGTAGTAGCGAAGATCACGAACAGGAACAGGAAGGTCAGCACGGTTTCAGCAATAAAAGCCGACGCGGTACTGTAGCCGGCCAGATATCCTTCTCCCCAGCCATTAGCGCCCAGGGCCCATTCGCCCATGGTAAAGCCCGGCTGGCCCTGTTGAATAAGGTACAGGACGCCGGATGCAATGATGGCGCCGGCAAACTGGGCAAGGATATATCCCAGGGCGTCTCCGCCTTTCAACTTACCCGCTACCAGCATGGAGACGGTAATGGCGGGGTTGATGTGACATCCCGATATCGGCCCGATGGCATAGGCCATGACAACCACCGCCAGACCAAAGGCCAGGGAGATCCCCAGAAGCCCGGCCCCCGCAGGCCCCGTGGTACTGATACCGGACACAACGGCCGCACCGCAGCCAAACAATACCAGGGAAAAAGTCCCGATTAATTCTGCTAGATATTTCTTCATAAATTTAAATAGTTAGTGAAGGACTAAAGCTATTAAAATTTTTTCTAACTTCTAGGATGGTATTCGACAATGATTTGCCGGAGATAATCGCTGTCAAGATGGGTATAGATCTCAGTAGTAGTAATGGATTCATGCCCAAGCATTTCCTGAACGGCCCGCAGATCCGCACCGCCCTCCACCATATGCGAGGCAAAAGAATGCCGGAAGGTATGCGGACTGACCTTTTTTTGAATCCCGGCCTTTGCCGCAAGATCCCGGATGATCATAAATACCATCACCCTGGACAATTTGCTTCCCCGCCTGCTCAGGAAAAGAAAATCCTCATTGCCCGGCTTGATTTTCAGCTGGCTCCGTGTGGCCTCCACGTAAAAACGTATATATTTCAGGGACTCCCCGCTAAGCGGCACCAGCCGTTCCTTATTACCTTTTCCGGTCACTTTAATGAATTCAATATCACGGTAGATCTCGCTGATCTTTAAATGGATCAGCTCCGACACCCTTAAGCCGCTCCCGTAAAGGGTCTCCAGCATCGCCCTGTTGCGGTTACCCTCCGGGGCCGAAAGGTCAATGGCCCCGATCAGGCGCTCGATCTCTTCCAGGTTTAAGGTATCGGGAAGTTTCCGCCACCGCACCGGAGCTTCCAGCAATTCGGAAGGATCCTGCTTTACCAGGTTTTCCTGTAAAAGATACCGGTAAAAAGCCCTGATACCGGAAATGATACGGGCCTGGGAAGCTGCCGTCATTCCCAGTTCATTGATCCAGGCCACAAAGTCTTTTAATTGCTGCAGGTTTACCTGGCCGGGATCCGGGGGCAGCTGGTTAAATTCCAGGAACTGTGCCAGCTTGTCGATATCGCGCAGGTAAGCCTCCACCGAATTGCCCGAAAGCGATCGCTCCAGCCGCAGGTACATTTTAAATCCGTTACGGAAACTTTGCCAGCTCATTTGCCAAATATATTGTATGTTTAGGGAACCTTTATCATCATATATGTTCAAAAATTTTACTTATTGGGCGGTTTTGCCGGCTTTGCTGATTGTTCTTTCTTCTGCCTGTTCCTTGTCGTACCGGAAAGCTCAAAAATCCGGGATCGAGCAGCCCCGTGGAAATTATGATTTGAGCAAAGGAAGAATTAGCCGGAACGTACTTGAAAATTATCTCAGCAGATCCGTTACCATGGCCGAATTCGCTACGGGCGAAGGGTTTTACACGGACGGCCCCTATCCCTACAAGGAAGACGATATCCGGATGCTGAAAAATACCGGCGCCAAATTTATCGGCCGTTCGGTCTATTCCTGGGGCTCCGAACAACGTTTTAATGACCCTTCCTTCTGGAACAAAGCTGCTGACCTGATCGCCCGGATGCATGCCTTCGACAAGGAAATGATCTTCCAGGCCTGCATATTCGAGATCATCACCTTAAAAGTGAATGAAGTAGCTGTTCCCGCATGGGTTTTCAAAGAATTCGGCCTCGCTGCGGAAAAACGGAATTTTGATTATGCTGCCATGCTCAATAAGGAGGGGAAACTTGTCGATCACTGGAGCAAAGGATCGAGCGTCCCCGATATCAGCCGCCTGGAAACCCGGATGTGGGTCTATTTTCTCGCCAGGAACTACCTGGACATCGGTGTGGAAGCCATTCATTTCGGCCAGGTGGAACTGATAGGCATGGAAGATTACAAAACCGGTTTCAGCAGCTGGTGGTCTGTGCTTTCCCGCATAAGAAAGTACGCGCTGGCACACGCGCGGCGCGGCACCGTCCTGTGCGATGCCCATGTTCCCCACGGAGGAATAGAAAAAGACGGAAAGCTGCTTCTGGACTTCCATTCTTTTCCGCTGCGCCCCAAAGCCATCGTTTCCGAGCCACAGCAAACCGAACTGCGACTGGATTACATGGACGTTATCTACAGAAAAAGCAAAGGAGGGATCAGCCCTTCCGGCTGGAAATGCGAAAGCCTTCCATACCTGGTAGAATTCGACAATTACGGCATCAGCCGCCAGCCTGGCGATCCCGGCCAAGAATGGTTCGTATGGGGCTACGACGAAATTAGCTGGTACGCGCTTCAACCGGAAGCCTACCGCAACCAATGGCTGCGCTACGCCTGGAACTGGGTGAGGGAACAAGACCCCAATGGCTTTGTCCAGATGCCGGGCAGCCGCGTCGTCACCGGCGTCCCAGCCGAAAAAGGCCGCCGCTACCGCGCGAACACCAACAGCCCGCACTGCCCGCTGGGCTACGGGCAGGAAAAAGTGATCAAGGAGATTTGGGAAGGGCGAAAGTGAGCGGGAATAATTGCAAAGCCTAAAAGCCCGTCATCTCGGCAAATTTTTTGCTTCCCCTATAGCTATGCTGCCTCGCAAAGCTTCATGAAAATCTACAGGCTGGCAGCTTAAATCCGGGATTGTTCACACAATAAAAGACAAGAATCATGAACATAGTTATTGGCGCCTCCGGGCAAGTCGGTTCGAATATTTTAAAAGAGATCATGCGCCGCGACCTTCCGGTCAGGGCGGTGGTGCGGGATCCGGCTAAGCTTTCGGAAAAGAATGTGGAAACCCGGACAGCGGATTTGTTTAATCTTGAACAGCTCACACAGGCCCTGCAGGGAGGCACCTGTGTTTTTCTATTAACACCCGAAAATCCGGCTTCCAATGATATCATCGGGGAAACAAAGCACGTGGTGGATAATTATAAAAAAGCGATCCAGGATTCAGGAATAAAGAAGGTGATAGGATTATCCTGTGTTGGCGCGCAAATTGAAGACAACACGGGAAATATCTTAATGTCCAGGATGCTGGAAGAGGGAATCAGCGCGCTGGACGTGCAAAAAGTGTTTGTCCGGCCGTCTTATTATTATAGTAACTGGCTTGGATTTTTGGAAACGATGAAGCAATACGGCGTTTTGCCGACCTTCTTTCCCGATAATTTAAAGATTGACATGAACTCTCCGCTGGATGTGGCCGCATGCATTGCCGGTATAATCATCAAGGATGCATTTTCCGAAGACGAAAAAGTAATTGAATTGACGGGCCCTGAGAAATATAATTCGCTTGAAGTGGCGGGAACTTTTTCAAAGCTGCTAAACAAAAACATAGAAGCTCAACCTATTCCAAAGGAGAAATGGAACGAAACGCTAAAATCAGCAGGGTTTACCGAAAACACGGCGGCAAACCTTTCGGATATGACGCGGGCGGTGATTGATCATATTGCAGTGCTGGAAAACCCAAATAAAGCTGTAAAATTGCCCTCGGACTTGCATCAGTACCTAAAGGATCAGCTGAAGAACGGGGAACCAATTTAACCGCATCTTAATTCCCTCGACTCTCAAAATTTACTAGATTTGGCTTATGAAGATACAGATCATCAACGGGCCAAACCTGAATCTTTTAGGCACCAGGGAGCCTTCTATTTACGGGAGCCGCTCTTTTGCGGAATTATTGGAAGAATTAAGAAGCCGCTACGCGCAGGTGGAAATTGATTATTACCAGAATAATTCGGAAGGGGCTATCGTGGATAAACTGCAGGAGGTGGGCTTCGATTATGATGGGGTTATCCTGAATGCCGGGGCCTATACGCATACATCGGTAGCTATTGCCGATGCGATCTCGGCCATTAGAACGCCGGTGGTAGAAGTGCATATTTCCAATGTCTATGGGCGCGAAGCATTCAGGCATCACTCATACCTGGCAAAGAATTGCAAGGGAGTGATTTGCGGCTTCGGAACGGATTCCTACCGGTTGGCGATAGAGAGTTTTCTAAACCAGTAAATAGTATATGGAAAAGATCAAAACTTATATAGAAAAAAACCGGGAGCGGTTCCTGGATGAATTATTCGAAATGCTTAAAATGCCTTCTGTGAGCGCGGACCCGGCGCAGAAGGACAACATCCGGAAAACAGCCGAATATGTCCGGGAAAAGCTGGAAGAGGCGGGAGCCGATACGGCCGAACTTTGCGAAACCGAAGGATACCCGGTGGTGTATGCGGAAAAAATAATTGACAGCAAGCTGCCCACGGTACTGGTGTACGGGCATTATGATGTACAGCCGCCGGACCCGCTGGACTTATGGGAAACGCCGCCCTTTGAGCCGGTGATCAAAAAGACGGCGGAACATCCTGAAGGGGCGATTTTTGCCCGGGGATCCTGCGATGACAAAGGTCAGTTGTATATGCATGTGAAAGCCTTTGAGCTGATGATGAACACCGGCTCACTGCCCTGCAATATTAAATTTATGATAGAAGGGGAGGAGGAAGTCGGATCTGAACACCTGGAATCCTTCGTGAAGGCCAACCGGGAGCGGTTAAGCGCGGATGTGGTGCTGATCTCGGATACGGCCATGATCAGCATGGAACATCCAAGTATAGAAACCGGCCTGCGGGGCATGGCGTACATGGAAGTGGAAGTAAGGGGGCCTAACCGCGATCTGCATAGCGGGGTGTACGGCGGGGCCGTCGCCAATCCGGTTAATATTCTCTGCCGCATGATCGCTTCCCTGCACGATGAGAATAACCGGATCGCCATTCCTGGTTTTTATGAGGACGTCGCGGAACTGAGTGCGGCAGAACGGCAAGAACTGAACAAGGCGCCCTTTGATGAAGCGGCTTACAGGAAAGACCTGGATATCAAAGCCGTTTGGGGTGAAAAAGGCTATACCAGTATTGAACGCACCGGCATCCGGCCTACGCTGGATGTGAACGGCATCTGGGGCGGGTATACGGGCGAAGGAGCCAAGACGGTGCTTCCTTCCAGGGCACACGCCAAAATCTCCATGCGGCTGGTGCCAAACCAGCAATCAAAGAAGATCGAAAAATTATTCCAGGAACACTTTGAAAAAATTGCTCCGGAGGGCGTCCGGGTAACGGTAAAGGCGCTCCATGGGGGCGAAGCAGTGGTAACGCCTACCGACTCCCTGGCCTACAAAGCAGCCAGCAAGGCATTGGAAGAAGCATTCGGGAAGCAACCGATTCCTACACGGGGAGGAGGAAGCATTCCTATCGTGGCGCTTTTTGAAAAGGAGCTGGACGTAAAAACCGTCCTGCTGGGTTTTGGCCTGGACAGCGACAACCTGCATTCCCCCAATGAAAAGTACGGCTTATTCAACTTCTACAAAGGCATAGAAACCATCCCGCTTTTCTACAAACATTATGCGGAAATGAGCAAAGAAGCTTAGTCCTGTGTTAAGCGTGAAATGCCGCTCCAGGCCCCGGCCATTTTTGCCCCGGGGCTGCTTATACCACGCTTGACCGGGCGCTAACGCGGCACCTCTATAAAACTGTACCGTATTCCCGGAAGCCCATTTTCTTCTTCTACCCAGGCTAGTAGCAGCTTTCCGGGCGCGAAACTGATCAGCACGGGATGATGAGCCGGGTTCTTCCCATCGGTTAAATGAATGATTTCTGTATTTGCATCCGGCGCGGTCAGTTGGAGGACAATTGTTGAAACCGCTGCGGAAGCATGATTCCCATGACCCGGGTGTGTGCTGCCAGCCGCCTGCGGGCTGTGAGCTGCGTGTCCGCCGTGCGCTGCTTGTTTACGATGATCGGCGGAAGCCGGTTCTCCTGGTTTGCTGCCTTTCGTTTCCCTGGCTGTTCCTGTTGTACTGGAAATTACTTCATCCCAGGCAATGGCTGTTCCTCCGCCCGGAAGACTGATTAGCTGGGGATGCCTTGCTTCCGTACTCAATAATCTTCTCTGGCTGAAAGAATGATCCTTGCCTCCGGTATGGGCCAGGGCAGCCTGGTAGACGCCGGCCGATGCATTTGCCAAGCTGCTGCCGGCGTTTTCCCGGGCAGTTCTTCCGGCACCAACGCGCCTGTTCCCTCCGGCGGTTCCCTTACCCGCCGTGAACCATACCGCGCGGACGCCGGCGGCATTTACCGCCAGGGAAGGGCCGGAGTGAGGGCAGCCTTCCACTTCCCAATTGTCGGCGCTGATGCGGATGGGTGGAAGGAAAGTACGGCCCCGATCTCTGGAACAGGAATAAACCATGTCCCGGACTTGCCTGCCCATGCGGGCGGGCGGGTAAAGGATATCGCGATAAGCAAGATGAATAACGCCTGCAGAATCGACCAATATATCTGTCCGGCAGCACTCACAGGTGCTTGGGCCAATCATCTTATCCGGGCCGAAGCCTCCGCCCGGCACGGTACGGGAGAAAAAGAGCGCGGAACCAGTATCT is a window from the Anseongella ginsenosidimutans genome containing:
- the ribD gene encoding bifunctional diaminohydroxyphosphoribosylaminopyrimidine deaminase/5-amino-6-(5-phosphoribosylamino)uracil reductase RibD, with the protein product MEEDLMYMNRCLQLAANGLGQVSPNPIVGALILHNNQIIGEGWHRKYGEAHAEVNAIGQVLEKYPDAEKILKEAVMYVNLEPCAHQGKTPPCADLIIRHGIPEVVIGCPDPHEKVAGKGIEKLLAAGVRVRTGILEAACLELNRRFVTFQTERRPYVILKWAQTRNGYFAPLDGARYWITSPFSRQLVHRWRSEEDAVMVGYRTALADDPQLTVREWSGRNPLRIAIDRDLSLPSSLKLFDQTEKTLVFNAVKTDAVGAVHYLEVENFNFYFPQFSLYQLYLMDVQSLIIEGGAKTLDAFIKSNLWDEARIFTGAADLPEGIPAPHIYGSLVEEKQVGPDKLVIYRNKRKRPDAG
- the prmC gene encoding peptide chain release factor N(5)-glutamine methyltransferase; protein product: MKENSLQGKAIRALAREIRASLQTLYEEREAAGLAWIILENITGSRREQIMIRGDEPPDAGQLNAISQILQELMKGKPLQYVLGETEFYGLKFKVTPSVLIPRQETEELVQWILQTEAASGSPLTAGKTSAATAVTTMGGTTRMAGEAAGKLPLSLLDVGTGSGCIAIALKKNLSGAEAWACDISDKALKLASENASLNEAEIRFEHADILDEQTWGRFPSFDIIVSNPPYVTESEKTAMAVNVLDHEPHLALFVGNDDPLRFYRAIANFALQKLRPGGSLYFEINEAFGPQTLELLRETSFQHISLQKDLNGKDRMVRGFK
- a CDS encoding GMC oxidoreductase: MNLNLQAKNQNTFDAIVIGSGASGGWAAMELCEKGLKTLVLERGHQLKHIEGYKTATMAPWEFKHRGRLTVEQRESHPFLSRDYPYSEHNEDYWFDDMKSPYQEEQRFDWYRPDIVGGKSIMWGRQSYRWSDLDFEANAKEGIAIDWPIRYKDIAPWYDYVEKFVGISGQKEGLHQLPDGQFLPAMEMNCVEKKVKEGIESNFKGRVMTMGRVANLTQRVGNRGPCQYRNLCSRGCPYSGYFASQAATLPAAEATGNMTLRTDSIVNAIIYDEQQGKATGVRVIDANTNETTEYHAKIIFVNGSAIWSTWLLMNSTSDRFPDGLGNDSGVLGQYLMDHHFRTGAYGMMEGFEDKYFYGRRPNGIYVPRYRNVNGDKRDYLRGFGYQGGAGRGSWNRAAEEGIGASYKESLTFPGRWSMGLGGFGECLPDKANKMTLNREKLDKWGQPTVTFDCGFKENEEKMRKDMANDAAEMLEAAGCKNVGTYDNGSFPGMAIHEMGTARMGKNPKESVLNEWNQVHACKNVFVTDGACMTSASCVNPTLTYMALTARAADYAVKELKRMNL
- a CDS encoding gluconate 2-dehydrogenase subunit 3 family protein; the encoded protein is MDRREALKQTAFLLGGAITASTWAAVVTGCQRPGNITSFTEEGTLNLLSEVAETILPETDTPGAKEAGVGPFIAMMLQDCYEEEDQKLVLDGLTELNKRSKEEFGDVFTETSAENRTTLLTIIDKERIAYNKDKKGEDPPHYFTLIKELTITGYFTSEPGATQALRYVPVPGRYDGCIPYNEGDKIWAT
- the aqpZ gene encoding aquaporin Z produces the protein MKKYLAELIGTFSLVLFGCGAAVVSGISTTGPAGAGLLGISLAFGLAVVVMAYAIGPISGCHINPAITVSMLVAGKLKGGDALGYILAQFAGAIIASGVLYLIQQGQPGFTMGEWALGANGWGEGYLAGYSTASAFIAETVLTFLFLFVIFATTSKWGNGTMAGLAIGLTLVLIHLVAIPITGTSVNPARSLGPAVFAGGQALAQLWLFFVAPLLGGILAALVWKGFEKE
- the xerD gene encoding site-specific tyrosine recombinase XerD; its protein translation is MSWQSFRNGFKMYLRLERSLSGNSVEAYLRDIDKLAQFLEFNQLPPDPGQVNLQQLKDFVAWINELGMTAASQARIISGIRAFYRYLLQENLVKQDPSELLEAPVRWRKLPDTLNLEEIERLIGAIDLSAPEGNRNRAMLETLYGSGLRVSELIHLKISEIYRDIEFIKVTGKGNKERLVPLSGESLKYIRFYVEATRSQLKIKPGNEDFLFLSRRGSKLSRVMVFMIIRDLAAKAGIQKKVSPHTFRHSFASHMVEGGADLRAVQEMLGHESITTTEIYTHLDSDYLRQIIVEYHPRS
- a CDS encoding NAD(P)H-binding protein, producing MNIVIGASGQVGSNILKEIMRRDLPVRAVVRDPAKLSEKNVETRTADLFNLEQLTQALQGGTCVFLLTPENPASNDIIGETKHVVDNYKKAIQDSGIKKVIGLSCVGAQIEDNTGNILMSRMLEEGISALDVQKVFVRPSYYYSNWLGFLETMKQYGVLPTFFPDNLKIDMNSPLDVAACIAGIIIKDAFSEDEKVIELTGPEKYNSLEVAGTFSKLLNKNIEAQPIPKEKWNETLKSAGFTENTAANLSDMTRAVIDHIAVLENPNKAVKLPSDLHQYLKDQLKNGEPI
- the aroQ gene encoding type II 3-dehydroquinate dehydratase: MKIQIINGPNLNLLGTREPSIYGSRSFAELLEELRSRYAQVEIDYYQNNSEGAIVDKLQEVGFDYDGVILNAGAYTHTSVAIADAISAIRTPVVEVHISNVYGREAFRHHSYLAKNCKGVICGFGTDSYRLAIESFLNQ
- a CDS encoding dipeptidase, with amino-acid sequence MEKIKTYIEKNRERFLDELFEMLKMPSVSADPAQKDNIRKTAEYVREKLEEAGADTAELCETEGYPVVYAEKIIDSKLPTVLVYGHYDVQPPDPLDLWETPPFEPVIKKTAEHPEGAIFARGSCDDKGQLYMHVKAFELMMNTGSLPCNIKFMIEGEEEVGSEHLESFVKANRERLSADVVLISDTAMISMEHPSIETGLRGMAYMEVEVRGPNRDLHSGVYGGAVANPVNILCRMIASLHDENNRIAIPGFYEDVAELSAAERQELNKAPFDEAAYRKDLDIKAVWGEKGYTSIERTGIRPTLDVNGIWGGYTGEGAKTVLPSRAHAKISMRLVPNQQSKKIEKLFQEHFEKIAPEGVRVTVKALHGGEAVVTPTDSLAYKAASKALEEAFGKQPIPTRGGGSIPIVALFEKELDVKTVLLGFGLDSDNLHSPNEKYGLFNFYKGIETIPLFYKHYAEMSKEA
- a CDS encoding sialidase family protein, whose protein sequence is MLTSINNNSFFCLYPRLKLSRYVFFPQYMLLLLILQACGQQSSRGPLEASSGKLAAHALTPAGTEATDPYFSRDHLGNPVLCWTEKQQGSGQYILKYAVFDTSQAKFGPAIAVGPSRGTKTSAESANKVAFKQDGTVLALFGKRFDDPENRFAGAIQYSVSRDRGTTWSEPRYLHSDTSHQYGRGFFDVAILPDGEAGAVWLDGRFGEADTGSALFFSRTVPGGGFGPDKMIGPSTCECCRTDILVDSAGVIHLAYRDILYPPARMGRQVRDMVYSCSRDRGRTFLPPIRISADNWEVEGCPHSGPSLAVNAAGVRAVWFTAGKGTAGGNRRVGAGRTARENAGSSLANASAGVYQAALAHTGGKDHSFSQRRLLSTEARHPQLISLPGGGTAIAWDEVISSTTGTARETKGSKPGEPASADHRKQAAHGGHAAHSPQAAGSTHPGHGNHASAAVSTIVLQLTAPDANTEIIHLTDGKNPAHHPVLISFAPGKLLLAWVEEENGLPGIRYSFIEVPR